One stretch of Sulfuricystis multivorans DNA includes these proteins:
- the pap gene encoding polyphosphate:AMP phosphotransferase has protein sequence MFESAEIGHQIDKATWKSTVPQLRTDLLDAQYELKEQSRFSVIVLISGQDGAGKGETINLLYEWMDPRFLSTLAFSEPTDEERERPVMWRYWRALPPKGRIGIFAGSWYSNPIHERIAGTIKQAALDARIDQINRFEQMLVNEGALVLKFWLHLTKAGQKRRLKALEKDPRTAWRVTKWNWERLKTYDQLQEVAGHVLRMTNTPWAPWIIVAGEDDRYRSLTVGKIIFDALRARLADGERSSSPVTPPIQPNIDGRDVISELDLTQKLTRKQYETQLAHWQGRLSELVRDPRFKKHSLICVFEGVDAAGKGGTIRRVAAAMDARQYQIVPVAAPTEEERAQPYLWRFWRHVPRTGRVTIFDRSWYGRVLVERIEGFCAEADWLRAYSEINDFEHELAQAGAVIVKFWLQISKEEQLKRFKAREQTDYKRFKITDEDWRNREKWDDYHRAVCDMVDRTSTGTAPWTLIAAEDKAYARVKVLRTLCERLSAALEGKNPAGVGGKGKKGRQ, from the coding sequence ATGTTCGAATCCGCCGAGATCGGCCACCAGATCGACAAGGCCACCTGGAAGAGCACGGTGCCGCAGCTGCGCACCGATTTGCTCGACGCGCAATACGAGCTCAAGGAACAGAGCAGGTTCTCGGTCATCGTGCTGATTTCCGGCCAGGATGGTGCCGGCAAGGGCGAGACGATCAACCTGCTCTACGAATGGATGGATCCGCGCTTTCTCTCGACGCTGGCGTTTTCCGAGCCCACCGACGAAGAACGCGAACGTCCGGTGATGTGGCGCTACTGGCGGGCGCTGCCGCCCAAAGGGCGCATCGGCATTTTCGCCGGCTCGTGGTATTCGAATCCGATCCATGAGCGCATCGCTGGAACGATCAAGCAGGCGGCGCTCGATGCGCGTATCGACCAGATCAACCGCTTCGAGCAGATGCTCGTCAACGAGGGCGCGCTGGTGCTGAAATTCTGGCTCCACCTCACCAAGGCAGGGCAGAAGCGGCGTCTCAAGGCACTGGAAAAGGACCCGCGCACCGCCTGGCGCGTGACGAAATGGAACTGGGAGCGGCTGAAGACCTACGATCAGCTCCAGGAAGTCGCCGGCCATGTGTTGCGCATGACCAACACGCCCTGGGCGCCGTGGATCATCGTCGCGGGCGAAGACGACCGCTACCGCAGCCTCACCGTCGGCAAGATCATTTTCGATGCGCTGCGCGCCCGTCTGGCCGATGGCGAACGATCGTCATCGCCCGTCACTCCGCCGATCCAGCCGAACATCGACGGGCGCGATGTGATCAGCGAGCTCGATCTGACCCAAAAGCTGACCAGGAAGCAGTATGAGACCCAGCTCGCACACTGGCAGGGACGCCTGTCCGAATTGGTGCGCGATCCGCGCTTCAAGAAGCATTCGCTGATCTGTGTCTTCGAAGGCGTCGATGCCGCTGGCAAGGGTGGGACGATCCGCCGTGTCGCCGCGGCGATGGATGCCCGCCAGTACCAGATCGTGCCGGTGGCAGCGCCCACCGAGGAAGAGCGCGCTCAGCCCTATCTGTGGCGTTTCTGGCGGCATGTGCCACGCACGGGGCGCGTGACGATCTTCGACCGTTCCTGGTATGGCCGTGTGCTGGTCGAACGCATCGAAGGCTTCTGCGCCGAGGCCGACTGGCTGCGTGCCTATTCGGAAATCAACGATTTCGAACACGAGCTGGCACAGGCCGGTGCCGTCATCGTCAAGTTCTGGCTGCAGATCAGCAAGGAAGAGCAGCTCAAGCGCTTCAAGGCGCGCGAACAGACCGACTACAAGCGTTTCAAGATCACCGACGAGGACTGGCGCAATCGCGAGAAATGGGACGACTACCACCGCGCGGTGTGCGACATGGTCGACCGCACCAGCACCGGCACGGCGCCGTGGACGCTCATCGCGGCGGAAGACAAGGCCTATGCGCGCGTCAAGGTATTGCGTACCCTCTGCGAGCGGCTTTCCGCTGCGCTGGAAGGAAAAAACCCCGCGGGCGTCGGCGGCAAAGGAAAGAAAGGCCGGCAATGA
- the argA gene encoding amino-acid N-acetyltransferase, whose translation MMESNETTLTDERLVAWVRQAAPYIHAFRGRTFVIAFGGEALEDRASAQALIHDIALLDSMGIRLVLVHGARPQIDAEMAARGLPPRFHKGLRITDAAALECVKRALGVTRIEIEAMLSQGLPNTPLAGGFLRVTGGNFISAKPVGVVDGIDHHYTGAVRNVIAEEIQADLAQENVVLISPIGASPSGEIFNLAWEEVAEAVACAIHADKLIFLVDAPGLLDRKGERIDALTADEGEALLKKRIKQSPEVTRVLPGALRAVRGGKVGRVHFLDRRRDGAMLMEFFTRDGIGTVLTHAPLERIRGATIHDVAAILALIAPLEADGTLVKRGRERIEMEIERFSVLELDGTVVGCAALYPFSDAKAGELACLAVMPEYREIGYGDRLRRHIEQRAKQLGIKRLFVLTTRTAHWFTERGFVPTDVGELPEQRRELYNFQRRSKVLVKNL comes from the coding sequence ATGATGGAATCGAACGAAACCACGCTCACTGACGAACGGCTGGTCGCCTGGGTACGCCAGGCGGCGCCGTACATCCATGCCTTTCGCGGCCGCACTTTCGTGATCGCCTTCGGCGGCGAAGCGCTCGAAGACCGGGCCAGCGCGCAGGCGCTGATCCACGACATCGCGCTTTTGGACAGCATGGGCATCCGCCTCGTGCTGGTGCACGGCGCGCGGCCGCAGATCGACGCCGAAATGGCGGCGCGCGGCCTCCCGCCCCGCTTCCACAAGGGTCTGCGCATCACCGACGCCGCCGCGCTCGAATGCGTCAAGCGCGCGCTCGGCGTCACCCGCATCGAGATCGAGGCGATGCTCTCGCAGGGGCTGCCGAACACGCCGCTGGCCGGCGGCTTCCTGCGTGTGACCGGCGGCAACTTCATCTCTGCCAAGCCGGTCGGCGTCGTCGATGGCATCGACCATCACTACACCGGGGCGGTGCGCAACGTCATCGCCGAGGAAATCCAGGCCGACCTCGCCCAGGAAAACGTCGTGCTGATCTCGCCGATTGGCGCCTCACCGTCCGGGGAAATCTTCAATCTCGCCTGGGAAGAAGTCGCCGAAGCCGTCGCCTGCGCCATCCACGCCGACAAGCTGATCTTCCTGGTCGACGCCCCAGGTCTTCTCGATCGCAAGGGCGAGCGCATCGACGCGCTCACCGCCGACGAGGGCGAAGCGCTGCTCAAGAAACGCATCAAACAGTCGCCCGAAGTGACCCGCGTGCTGCCGGGCGCGCTGCGCGCGGTGCGCGGCGGCAAGGTGGGCCGCGTGCATTTCCTCGACCGGCGCCGCGACGGCGCGATGCTGATGGAATTCTTCACGCGCGATGGCATCGGCACCGTGCTCACCCATGCGCCGCTCGAGCGCATCCGCGGCGCGACGATCCACGACGTCGCCGCGATCCTCGCGTTGATCGCGCCGCTGGAAGCCGACGGCACGCTGGTCAAGCGCGGCCGCGAGCGCATCGAGATGGAGATCGAGCGCTTCTCGGTGCTGGAACTCGACGGCACGGTGGTCGGCTGCGCCGCGCTTTATCCGTTTTCGGATGCCAAGGCTGGCGAACTCGCTTGCCTGGCGGTGATGCCAGAATACCGCGAGATCGGCTATGGCGACCGGCTGCGGCGTCACATCGAGCAGCGGGCGAAACAGCTGGGCATCAAACGCCTGTTCGTGCTGACGACCCGCACCGCGCACTGGTTCACCGAACGCGGCTTCGTTCCCACCGATGTCGGCGAACTACCCGAACAACGCCGCGAGCTCTACAACTTCCAGCGGCGCTCGAAGGTGCTGGTGAAGAATCTGTAG
- a CDS encoding oxidative damage protection protein, whose product MARTVKCVKLGREAEGLDFPPMPGELGKRIFENVSKEAWQQWIRMQTMIINENRLNLADPSHRKYLAEQVEKHFFGSGADRVQGYVPPRS is encoded by the coding sequence ATGGCTAGAACCGTCAAATGCGTCAAACTCGGCCGCGAGGCCGAAGGTCTCGATTTCCCGCCGATGCCCGGCGAGCTCGGTAAGCGCATCTTCGAAAACGTCTCGAAGGAAGCCTGGCAGCAGTGGATCCGCATGCAGACGATGATCATCAACGAAAATCGACTGAACCTCGCCGACCCCTCGCACCGCAAATACCTCGCCGAGCAGGTTGAAAAGCACTTCTTCGGCTCCGGCGCCGACCGTGTTCAGGGTTACGTTCCTCCGCGTAGCTGA
- the rpiA gene encoding ribose-5-phosphate isomerase RpiA, whose translation MATQDELKQAVAQAAADFVAQNVPAGSIIGVGTGSTANFFIDALAKIKHHIAATVASSEATKKRLEGHGIEVLDLNEVTAMPVYVDGADEITARLEMVKGGGGALTREKIVAAVAERFVCICDESKLVAKLGKFPLPIEVIPMARAYVAREIVKLGGEPKLREGFVTDNGNVILDVHGWQIDDPAGLETTLNQIVGVVTNGLFARRGADLLLLATPEGVRKLTK comes from the coding sequence ATGGCAACGCAGGACGAGCTGAAACAGGCCGTCGCCCAGGCGGCGGCGGACTTTGTCGCGCAAAACGTGCCGGCCGGCAGCATCATCGGTGTGGGCACCGGCTCGACGGCCAATTTCTTCATCGACGCGCTGGCGAAGATCAAGCATCACATCGCCGCGACGGTGGCCAGTTCCGAGGCGACGAAAAAGCGTCTCGAGGGTCACGGCATCGAGGTGCTGGACCTCAACGAGGTCACCGCGATGCCGGTCTATGTCGATGGCGCCGACGAGATCACCGCAAGGCTCGAGATGGTCAAGGGCGGCGGCGGGGCGCTCACCCGCGAGAAGATCGTCGCCGCGGTGGCCGAAAGATTCGTTTGCATCTGCGATGAATCGAAGCTCGTCGCCAAGCTCGGCAAGTTTCCGCTGCCCATCGAGGTGATCCCGATGGCGCGCGCCTACGTCGCGCGCGAGATCGTCAAGCTCGGCGGCGAGCCGAAGCTGCGCGAAGGCTTCGTCACCGACAACGGCAACGTGATCCTCGACGTGCATGGCTGGCAGATCGATGATCCGGCTGGGCTGGAGACGACGCTCAACCAGATCGTCGGCGTCGTCACCAACGGTTTGTTCGCGCGTCGCGGTGCCGACCTATTGCTGTTGGCGACACCCGAGGGCGTGCGAAAGCTGACGAAATAG
- the lpdA gene encoding dihydrolipoyl dehydrogenase encodes MNAPIETELLVLGAGPGGYSAAFRAADLGMKTVLVERYPTLGGVCLNVGCIPSKALLHIAAVIEEAQRVSSAGVDFAAPQIDIGKLRAHKEKVVGKLTQGLAGMAKARKVEVVRGYGHFLDAHHLEVEETAGPAQEKTGHKRVIRFEKCIIAAGSAAVHLPFLPDDPRIVDSTGALALPRAPQKMLVIGGGIIGLEMATVYSTLGARVDVVEMMDGLMQGPDRDAVKVWEKHNAHRFDRIMLKTKTTTVKARDDGLWVTFEGEHAPNEPQRYDLILQAAGRSPNGKKIGAEKAGVAVDARGFIAVDTQMRTNVPHIFAIGDIVGQPMLAHKAVHQGHVAAEAAAGQKAHFDATVIPGVAYTHPEVAWVGLGEDEAKKQGRAVEVAKFPWAASGRAIANGAEYGFTKLIFDAETHRIVGGTIVGPSAGDMIGEIALAIEMGADAIDIGKTIHPHPTLGESIGLAAEVAHGSCTDLPPLKKR; translated from the coding sequence GTGAATGCGCCGATCGAGACCGAACTGCTGGTGCTCGGCGCAGGCCCCGGCGGCTATTCGGCGGCCTTCCGCGCCGCCGATCTCGGCATGAAAACCGTGCTGGTCGAGCGTTATCCGACCTTGGGCGGCGTCTGCCTCAATGTCGGCTGCATTCCGTCGAAGGCGCTCTTGCACATCGCCGCGGTGATCGAGGAAGCGCAGCGCGTCTCCTCTGCTGGTGTCGACTTCGCTGCCCCGCAGATCGACATCGGCAAGCTGCGCGCACATAAAGAGAAGGTGGTCGGCAAGCTGACCCAAGGCCTTGCTGGCATGGCGAAAGCCCGCAAGGTCGAGGTGGTGCGCGGCTACGGCCATTTCCTCGACGCGCATCATCTCGAAGTCGAGGAAACCGCGGGGCCGGCGCAGGAAAAGACGGGCCACAAGCGCGTCATCCGCTTCGAGAAGTGCATCATCGCCGCGGGTTCGGCCGCCGTGCATCTGCCCTTCCTGCCCGATGATCCGCGCATCGTCGATTCGACCGGGGCGCTCGCATTGCCGCGCGCGCCCCAGAAGATGCTCGTCATCGGCGGCGGCATCATCGGGCTGGAGATGGCCACCGTCTATTCGACGCTGGGCGCTCGCGTCGATGTCGTCGAGATGATGGACGGCCTGATGCAAGGCCCCGACCGCGACGCAGTGAAGGTGTGGGAAAAGCACAATGCCCATCGCTTCGACCGGATCATGCTGAAGACGAAGACCACCACCGTTAAGGCGCGCGACGATGGGCTATGGGTGACGTTTGAAGGCGAGCATGCGCCCAATGAGCCGCAGCGCTACGACCTGATTCTGCAGGCCGCCGGCCGCAGCCCGAACGGCAAGAAGATCGGCGCGGAAAAAGCGGGTGTCGCGGTCGATGCGCGCGGCTTCATCGCCGTCGATACCCAGATGCGCACCAATGTGCCGCACATCTTCGCGATCGGCGACATCGTCGGCCAGCCGATGCTCGCGCACAAGGCGGTGCATCAGGGCCATGTCGCCGCCGAAGCCGCTGCCGGGCAAAAGGCGCATTTCGATGCGACGGTGATACCGGGCGTGGCCTACACACACCCGGAAGTTGCCTGGGTGGGACTGGGCGAGGACGAAGCGAAGAAGCAGGGGAGGGCGGTCGAGGTGGCGAAATTCCCCTGGGCCGCCTCCGGCCGCGCGATCGCCAATGGCGCCGAGTATGGTTTCACGAAGCTCATCTTCGATGCCGAAACCCATCGCATCGTCGGCGGCACGATCGTCGGCCCGTCGGCAGGCGACATGATCGGCGAGATCGCGCTGGCGATCGAAATGGGCGCCGATGCGATCGATATCGGCAAGACCATCCATCCGCATCCGACGCTCGGTGAATCCATCGGCCTGGCGGCCGAAGTGGCGCATGGTTCCTGCACCGATCTGCCGCCGCTGAAGAAACGCTGA
- the aceF gene encoding dihydrolipoyllysine-residue acetyltransferase translates to MDIQVPDIGDFKDVPVIEIHVKPGDEVKAEDALITLESDKATMDVPSPAAGIVKEVKVKLGDKVSEGTSIVVLEPAAQAPAPATPAAPAPEAAARTPEAAAAQTPEAAAARTPEAVPAPVVAPSASAGPVPPTPTIAILPPPVRLPSPAEIVAELDGVKPHASPSVRRFARELGVDIAQVKGSGPKGRITHQDVQAFVKAALAGGAVPSAPSLGAGLNLPPWPQVDFAKFGPVERKPLSRIKKISGPNLARNWVMIPAVTYHEDADVTELEALRVTLNKENEKTGIKITMLAFIIKAAVAALKKYPELNGSLDGDEIVYKNYWHIGFAADTPNGLVVPVLKEADKKGVIEIAQETAELAKKAREGKLSPTEMQGASFTISSVGGIGGTAFSPIVNAPEVAILGVSKASIKPVWNGQEFVPRLILPLSLSADHRVIDGALATRFNAYLAQLLGDFRRVLL, encoded by the coding sequence ATGGACATCCAAGTTCCCGACATCGGTGATTTCAAGGACGTTCCGGTCATCGAGATCCACGTCAAACCGGGCGATGAGGTCAAGGCCGAAGATGCGCTGATCACGCTCGAATCGGACAAGGCGACGATGGACGTGCCCAGCCCCGCCGCGGGCATCGTCAAGGAAGTCAAGGTCAAGCTCGGCGACAAGGTCAGCGAAGGGACGTCGATCGTCGTGCTCGAACCGGCCGCCCAAGCGCCAGCGCCCGCAACACCAGCGGCCCCGGCGCCCGAGGCCGCCGCACGGACTCCCGAGGCCGCAGCCGCACAGACTCCCGAGGCCGCCGCCGCACGGACTCCCGAGGCCGTGCCGGCGCCGGTCGTTGCGCCGTCTGCGTCAGCCGGCCCCGTGCCGCCGACGCCGACCATCGCGATCCTGCCGCCACCCGTGCGCCTGCCATCGCCGGCCGAGATCGTCGCCGAGCTCGATGGCGTCAAGCCGCACGCCAGCCCTTCGGTGCGCCGCTTCGCGCGCGAACTGGGCGTCGACATCGCGCAGGTGAAAGGCAGCGGGCCGAAAGGGCGCATTACGCATCAGGACGTCCAGGCCTTCGTGAAAGCCGCGCTCGCCGGTGGTGCCGTCCCGTCAGCGCCGAGTTTGGGGGCAGGGCTGAATCTGCCGCCCTGGCCGCAGGTCGATTTCGCCAAGTTCGGCCCGGTCGAGAGAAAGCCCTTGTCGCGCATCAAGAAGATTTCCGGGCCGAATTTGGCCCGCAACTGGGTGATGATCCCGGCAGTGACCTATCACGAGGATGCCGACGTCACCGAGCTCGAAGCCTTGCGCGTGACGCTCAACAAGGAAAACGAGAAAACCGGCATCAAGATCACGATGCTCGCCTTCATCATCAAGGCAGCCGTCGCGGCGCTGAAGAAATATCCCGAGCTCAACGGCTCGCTCGACGGCGACGAGATCGTCTATAAAAACTACTGGCACATCGGCTTTGCTGCCGACACGCCGAACGGCCTGGTCGTGCCGGTGCTGAAAGAGGCCGACAAGAAGGGGGTCATCGAGATCGCGCAGGAAACCGCCGAGCTTGCGAAAAAGGCGCGCGAAGGCAAGCTTTCCCCCACCGAGATGCAGGGCGCGAGCTTCACCATTTCGAGCGTTGGCGGCATCGGCGGCACCGCATTCTCGCCGATCGTCAATGCGCCGGAGGTGGCGATCCTCGGCGTCAGCAAGGCCAGCATCAAGCCGGTGTGGAATGGCCAGGAGTTCGTGCCGCGTCTGATCCTGCCGCTGTCGCTCTCCGCCGATCATCGCGTCATCGACGGCGCGTTGGCGACGCGCTTCAACGCTTATCTGGCCCAATTGCTCGGCGACTTCCGGAGGGTGCTGCTGTGA